A genome region from Bufo gargarizans isolate SCDJY-AF-19 chromosome 2, ASM1485885v1, whole genome shotgun sequence includes the following:
- the LOC122926715 gene encoding probable G-protein coupled receptor 33 has protein sequence MSPQPTSIFNISEINGTTHQLSSSALNLTSAIFLFLTFAFGLVVNTLYLWVLCFRMIKTITTTLFFHLILANLMVTFVFPFVAVYFIMESQWVFGSFLCKVINSFVSLGMYVAVFLLTLISVDRYCLVFHPHAYKRYINPRFASITCLLFWFLAFGLTSPYLVFRQVKYEDNITTCYNDYTLSGKLHERNVKWVLFSIRLSMGFLIPFSIITFCYVKIFIKMKRERLTRSNRPYRIILIAILSFFISWTPYHIWYGMSAEKDTFKQSVLRSLQLLSICLTCINSCFTPVLYLFIVESFKNIFKKSILAIIELVVNETFTSTNPPN, from the coding sequence atgtcacctcAACCAACCTCGATTTTTAATATCAGTGAAATCAATGGAACAACTCACCAATTGTCCTCTTCAGCTCTCAACCTAACATCAGCCATATTCTTATTTTTGACATTTGCTTTTGGACTTGTGGTGAACACTTTGTATCTCTGGGTGCTTTGTTTCAGGATGATCAAAACAATCACAACCACATTGTTCTTCCACCTAATTTTGGCCAACCTCATGGTTACCTTTGTATTCCCCTTTGTAGCAGTCTATTTTATTATGGAATCACAATGGGTGTTTGGCTCCTTCCTTTGCAAGGTCATTAACTCATTTGTGTCACTAGGCATGTACGTGGCTGTGTTTCTACTGACCTTGATTAGTGTGGATCGTTACTGCTTGGTCTTCCACCCACATGCATACAAAAGGTACATAAACCCCCGTTTTGCTTCCATTACATGCCTTTTATTTTGGTTTTTGGCTTTCGGCCTTACAAGTCCATACTTGGTTTTCCGTCAAGTAAAATATGAGGACAACATTACCACCTGCTACAATGATTACACTCTCTCAGGAAAATTGCACGAGAGGAATGTGAAGTGGGTCTTGTTCAGCATTCGTCTGTCCATGGGCTTTTTGATTCCTTTCTCCATTATTACATTTTGTTATGTAAAAATATTCATCAAGATGAAGAGAGAACGTCTCACCAGGTCCAACAGACCTTATAGAATTATCTTAATTGCTATTCTATCGTTTTTCATCTCCTGGACACCTTACCATATCTGGTACGGGATGAGCGCTGAGAAGGATACATTTAAACAGAGTGTATTGAGATCACTGCAATTATTATCAATATGTCTGACCTGCATCAACAGTTGCTTTACTCCAGTTCTTTACTTGTTCATTGTGGAGAGTTTCAAAAACATATTCAAGAAATCTATCCTGGCCATCATTGAGCTAGTGGTCAATGAAACGTTCACCTCAACGAATCCTCCCAACTAA
- the LOC122926713 gene encoding probable G-protein coupled receptor 33 has product MAPENWEDSVTPNVTSSLHFNTSDGLTRETIPAFKLISAIFLLFTFVFGLVMNTLYLWVLSFRMRRSINTTWFFHFILGNLVFTLSIPFFTTYVIMRPHWIFKQFLCKVINSLISLDMYLTVFVLTVISIDRFLLVFHPVWYRGHMNPQKATVICLFLWFLALLFTAPYLVLRQVKYENNITICYNDYTLSGRWNGQRVKWIMFTTRLFLGLLIPFVIITICYLQIIIKISKENLAKSNKPYKIICIAITSFFVCWTPYHVWYGMSAEPGRFPEGLLNALNVLTTSLTCLNSCFTPIIYLFIAEDFKMMFKKSFLELIELVLSEAFTSANWTVG; this is encoded by the exons ATGGCTCCAGAAAACTGGGAG GACTCAGTGACCCCTAATGTTACATCAAGCCTACATTTTAACACAAGTGATGGACTAACCCGTGAAACCATCCCGGCCTTCAAGTTGATATCCGCCATATTTCTGCTCTTCACCTTTGTGTTTGGATTGGTCATGAATACTTTATATCTCTGGGTGCTTAGCTTCAGGATGAGAAGAAGTATCAACACCACTTggttttttcatttcattttgggCAATCTTGTTTTCACCCTCTCCATTCCATTTTTCACTACTTATGTTATTATGAGGCCACACTGGATATTTAAACAATTTTTGTGCAAAGTTATCAATTCATTAATTTCATTAGACATGTATTTGACCGTATTTGTCCTCACAGTGATCAGCATTGACCGGTTCCTCTTGGTGTTTCATCCTGTGTGGTACAGGGGACACATGAACCCACAAAAGGCTACTGTTATCTGCCTGTTTTTGTGGTTCTTGGCTCTCTTGTTCACCGCTCCCTACCTTGTGTTGCGACaagtaaaatatgaaaataacatCACCATCTGTTACAATGACTATACGCTTTCTGGGCGGTGGAATGGGCAGCGAGTGAAATGGATTATGTTCACTACCCGGTTGTTTTTGGGTTTACTCATTCCTTTTGTAATCATTACAATATGTTATCTCCAAATCATCATCAAGATAAGTAAAGAAAACCTGGCAAAGTCTAACAAACCCTACAAGATAATCTGCATTGCTATCACATCATTCTTTGTCTGCTGGACACCCTACCACGTATGGTATGGGATGAGTGCTGAGCCAGGTCGATTCCCAGAGGGTCTTCTAAATGCGCTGAATGTATTAACAACGAGCTTGACTTGTCTTAATAGTTGTTTCACCCCAATAATCTATCTATTCATTGCGGAGGACTTCAAAATGATGTTCAAAAAGTCTTTTCTGGAACTTATTGAGTTAGTCCTCAGCGAAGCCTTCACCTCAGCCAACTGGACTGTTGGATGA